In a single window of the Deinococcus aerophilus genome:
- a CDS encoding YqeG family HAD IIIA-type phosphatase, with translation MTGRSSLLRPDDVIDSILQITPEFLARRGLRGLLLDLDNTLVPYGSYEEAAAAGMFRWARDLLDSGIGLYLLSNATGRRAAFWLARLGFHGVGLAGKPNPRAYRLALRALNLPAQQVGMVGDQLFTDVLGGNLSGMHTILVRPLATNALPHTRVARHLERLVLRRYGHDWKV, from the coding sequence ATGACCGGGCGCTCCAGTCTGCTGCGGCCCGACGATGTGATTGACAGCATCCTGCAGATCACGCCGGAATTTCTGGCCCGCCGCGGGCTGCGCGGGCTGCTGCTCGATCTTGACAACACGCTGGTGCCCTACGGCAGTTACGAGGAGGCCGCCGCCGCCGGCATGTTCCGCTGGGCGCGTGACCTGCTCGACTCGGGCATAGGCCTGTATCTGTTGAGCAATGCCACGGGTCGGCGGGCGGCTTTCTGGCTCGCGCGTCTGGGCTTTCACGGCGTCGGGCTGGCGGGCAAACCCAATCCCCGCGCCTACCGTCTGGCCCTCCGGGCCCTGAATCTGCCGGCCCAGCAGGTGGGCATGGTCGGCGATCAGCTGTTCACCGACGTGCTGGGAGGCAACCTCAGCGGCATGCACACCATCCTGGTGCGGCCCCTGGCAACCAACGCCTTGCCCCACACGCGGGTGGCCCGGCATCTGGAACGGCTGGTGCTGCGGAGGTACGGACATGATTGGAAAGTCTGA
- the pgeF gene encoding peptidoglycan editing factor PgeF, whose translation MNTDTADLMLLTAPHLTAPHAFSTRSGGVSAGAYGAPGGGGLNLDDREDDPRAVAENRRRLAGALGLDVAHFARLNQVHGTEVLTVDGPGVWTGDALVTRTPGVALAIGTADCYPLLLEDPLAGVIGAAHAGWKGTVGRIAARTVQAMTALGAQPGRIHAAVGPGICGERYEVGAPVAGQFVAAGLGDWVLERDGHRHLDLAGANRAVLEDAGVDSAHIWLSGRCSTEAGFYSFRRDAGRTGRMWAVIALSGTGAAPLQGASA comes from the coding sequence ATGAACACGGATACTGCAGATCTGATGCTGTTGACCGCGCCGCACCTGACCGCGCCGCACGCCTTTTCTACCCGGAGTGGAGGCGTGTCGGCGGGCGCATATGGAGCGCCGGGGGGCGGCGGCCTGAACCTGGACGACCGTGAGGACGACCCGCGGGCGGTGGCCGAGAACCGCCGCCGTCTGGCCGGGGCGCTGGGCCTGGACGTCGCCCACTTTGCCCGCCTGAATCAGGTTCACGGCACCGAGGTGCTCACCGTGGACGGACCGGGCGTGTGGACCGGTGACGCGCTGGTGACCCGCACCCCGGGCGTCGCACTCGCCATCGGGACGGCCGACTGTTACCCGCTGCTGCTGGAGGATCCGCTCGCGGGTGTGATCGGCGCGGCCCACGCCGGCTGGAAGGGCACTGTAGGCCGCATTGCCGCCAGGACCGTGCAGGCCATGACGGCCCTGGGGGCGCAGCCTGGACGCATCCACGCGGCGGTCGGCCCCGGCATCTGTGGCGAACGCTACGAGGTCGGCGCGCCGGTGGCGGGGCAATTTGTGGCGGCCGGTCTGGGCGATTGGGTGCTGGAACGGGACGGCCACCGGCACCTCGATCTGGCCGGGGCCAACCGGGCTGTGCTGGAAGATGCCGGGGTGGACAGCGCCCACATCTGGCTCAGCGGGCGCTGCTCGACCGAGGCCGGGTTCTACTCGTTCCGCCGCGATGCAGGGCGCACCGGACGCATGTGGGCCGTGATCGCCCTGAGCGGGACCGGGGCCGCGCCGCTGCAGGGGGCAAGCGCATGA
- a CDS encoding enoyl-ACP reductase FabI, with amino-acid sequence MSVQIDLSDKTALVMGVANARSLGWAIAEQLLSAGCRVGFSYQGERLKSELDKLLAGREGVWSQQADATSEDDLTALFARVKQEFGHLDYLVHSIAYAPRTAMEGRFLDTTPEDWNTALNVSAYTLVSCCRHAEPLLREGASVVSLTYHASQQVVPKYNVMGVAKAALEAATRYLAADFGPREIRVNTISAGPMRTIAARSIPGFGGLYDKGARNAAFGRNATSQEVGKLALFLLSDLGSGVTGQTMYVDAGLSIMTVKED; translated from the coding sequence ATGAGCGTGCAAATTGACCTGAGTGACAAGACGGCCCTGGTGATGGGCGTGGCGAACGCGCGCAGCCTGGGCTGGGCCATTGCCGAGCAGCTGCTGTCCGCGGGCTGTCGGGTGGGCTTTTCCTACCAGGGTGAGCGGTTGAAAAGTGAGCTGGACAAGCTGCTGGCGGGCCGGGAGGGCGTGTGGAGCCAGCAGGCCGACGCCACCAGCGAGGATGACCTCACGGCGCTGTTCGCCCGCGTGAAGCAGGAGTTCGGCCATCTGGACTATCTGGTGCATTCCATCGCCTACGCGCCGCGCACGGCCATGGAGGGACGCTTCCTGGACACCACGCCCGAGGACTGGAACACCGCCCTGAACGTCAGCGCGTACACGCTGGTCTCGTGCTGCCGGCACGCCGAGCCTCTGCTGCGTGAGGGGGCCAGTGTCGTCAGCCTGACCTACCACGCCTCACAGCAGGTGGTGCCCAAGTACAACGTGATGGGCGTGGCCAAGGCCGCCCTGGAGGCCGCCACCCGTTACCTGGCCGCCGATTTCGGCCCGCGCGAGATCCGGGTCAATACCATCAGTGCCGGGCCGATGCGGACCATCGCCGCCCGCAGCATTCCCGGTTTCGGCGGGCTGTACGACAAGGGCGCGCGCAACGCCGCCTTTGGCCGCAACGCGACCTCACAGGAGGTGGGCAAGCTCGCGCTGTTCCTGCTCTCGGACCTGGGCAGCGGCGTGACCGGACAGACCATGTACGTGGACGCGGGCCTGAGCATCATGACCGTGAAGGAAGACTGA